From a single Candoia aspera isolate rCanAsp1 chromosome 2, rCanAsp1.hap2, whole genome shotgun sequence genomic region:
- the PECAM1 gene encoding platelet endothelial cell adhesion molecule encodes MYCILLSILLFCNKVKSQDNVFTINKVSLQAFPQKEVRNGDSLTLNCSVDISKNEHFRLNYTFSFFKNGERLFINTTEQDSAQYTISQARFSSSGEYECALNVEGKKKSSDPLTIKVKGIMKPILTAQKAVVMEGEKVLLRCEVPEEKPPFYFTFYKTAQSASAVVHERKRGSQNENFVELEFPIDAGDNILYFECAVQMNSITGSEISERSNRTIVTVTEPFSVPKITIDPPQNITEGDKICITCSTVLLRQDQTEIILQKNRTILNSTKGRETLTYCKVVKMEDNGNYICTVEHGSVSKNDKKELVVAELFSKPKLVVNKTKWDENSTVQIQCQVNGPMPISLRLIRDNKILVNSSIYKAKVHVSDSGIYVCRAEINNISKESDPMFLQVYAPVSPPALSQPVSQVAILEKFFVLQCYSKLGTLPITYSLYRDNILISGIVARENVPANFTVKATNVHKPGQYRCHANNGHSLSKQSKGLNITIIAPVANISFGRAPLGDIEDGKELVFLCSVESGSFPVEFNFFKENDGKSLYQVIEKEKLRTSWQSGSFTSQDEGSYFCRADNQAKSFVESKKIIVKVVMASWKKGLIITTILLIFLAAAVAVIWLNFRLKAKGKIHWSNSMRSNFASMFICLYSCLSIYVLQHSNLLFFPPYQAKTISTELAVSTRATNSVGVKLATGQNNEGEFYYGSGYNEDGEKNHISAKEDNRGPDLEAPEVEYTEVELSVPDPYRAPVMNNETVYTEIRKAINDTEQNRHSRIEASPDGT; translated from the exons tGTTTACTATCAATAAAGTTTCACTCCAGGCTTTTCCACAGAAAGAAGTGCGCAATGGAGATTCTCTTACCCTCAACTGTTCTGTGGACATTAGCAAGAATGAACATTTCCGACTGAATTATACATTTTCGTTTTTCAAGAATGGGGAACGTCTGTTTATCAACACAACTGAGCAAGACAGTGCACAGTATACAATCTCACAGGCTAGATTTTCTTCTTCAGGAGAATATGAATGTGCATTAaatgtggaggggaaaaaaaaatccagtgatcCTTTGACCATTAAAGTTAAAG GAATAATGAAGCCAATACTGACTGCCCAGAAAGCAGTGGTGATGGAAGGTGAAAAAGTACTTTTACGCTGTGAAGTACCGGAAGAAAAGCCAcctttttatttcacattttataaaaCTGCGCAGTCTGCAAGCGCAGTTGTGCATGAGAGGAAACGGGGATCACAAAATGAGAATTTCGTTGAGTTAGAATTCCCTATTGATGCTGGagacaatattttgtattttgaatgtGCCGTCCAGATGAATTCAATAACAGGAAGTGAGATCTCAGAGCGCAGTAACCGAACAATTGTCACCGTTACCG AACCATTTTCTGTTCCCAAAATAACCATCGACCCACCACAGAATATTACTGAAGGGGATAAAATCTGCATAACATGTTCAACTGTCCTACTTCGCCAGGATCAAACTGAAATTATCTTGCAGAAAAATAGAACAATTCTGAATAGCACGAAGGGCAGAGAGACTCTAACATATTGCAAAGTAGTCAAGATGGAGGACAATGGCAATTATATTTGCACAGTGGAGCATGGGAGTGTATCTAAAAACGACAAAAAAGAGCTTGTGGTGGCCG AACTGTTTTCCAAACCAAAGTTAGTAGTTAATAAAACCAAGTGGGATGAAAACAGCACCGTACAAATTCAGTGTCAAGTTAATGGTCCAATGCCAATCAGTCTCCGACTCATAAGGGACAACAAAATATTGGTAAACTCCAGCATTTACAAGGCTAAAGTCCATGTATCTGACAGTGGAATCTATGTGTGTAGAgcagagataaacaacatttccAAGGAAAGTGACCCAATGTTTCTCCAAGTTTATG CTCCAGTTTCTCCGCCTGCCCTTTCTCAACCCGTCTCCCAAGTAGCAATATTGGAGAAATTCTTTGTTTTACAGTGCTACTCAAAGCTTGGAACTCTACCTATCACGTACAGCCTTTACAGAGACAATATACTTATCAGCGGAATCGTAGCAAGAGAAAACGTACCAGCAAACTTTACAGTCAAAGCAACCAATGTGCATAAGCCTGGACAATACAGATGCCATGCTAACAACGGCCACtctctttcaaaacaaagcaaagggcTAAATATCACAATAATAG CTCCAGTTGCTAACATAAGCTTTGGAAGAGCCCCACTGGGGGACATAGAAGATGGCAAAGAACTCGTATTTTTATGCTCTGTTGAATCAGGATCTTTCCCTGTtgagttcaatttttttaaagaaaatgatggCAAATCCTTATATCAggtaatagaaaaggaaaaactgaGAACTAGTTGGCAGAGTGGAAGTTTCACAAGCCAGGATGAAGGGAGCTACTTCTGCAGAGCTGACAACCAAGCAAAATCCTTTGTGGAAAGCAAGAAGATCATTGTCAAGG TTGTCATGGCTTCATGGAAGAAAGGCCTTATCATAACCACAATCCTCCTGATTTTTCTTGCTGCTGCAGTTGCAGTTATTTGGTTGAACTTTCGTTTGAAAGcaaagggtaaaata CATTGGAGTAACAGTATGAGAAGTAACTTTGCCTCcatgttcatttgtttatatagctgccttTCTATTTACGTATTACAACATAGTAATTTattgtttttccccccttatCAAGCTAAAACCATTTCTACGGAGTTGGCTGT ATCCACACGAGCAACCAATTCAGTGGGTGTTAAGCTGGCAACAGGACAGAATAATGAAGGAGAATTCTATTATG GTTCAGGATATAATGAAGATGGTGAAAAAAATCACATCAGTGCAAAAGAGGATAATAGAG GACCTGACCTTGAGGCTCCTGAAGTGGAATATACGGAAGTAGAACTGTCAGTGCCTGACCCTTACCGAG CTCCTGTAATGAATAATGAGACAGTTTATACTGAAATCAGAAAAGCTATTAATG